A DNA window from Akkermansiaceae bacterium contains the following coding sequences:
- a CDS encoding DedA family protein, whose amino-acid sequence MELLKVALDFLLHLQDHLNQFTRDYGSLVYALLFLIVFAETGLVVTPFLPGDSLLFAVGALAADEASGLNIWIAAALLLVAAILGDTVNYWIGRKCGAWAIRTFPRFIKQSHIDKTSEFFVRYGGKTIIIARFVPIVRTFAPFVAGSGAMDYKRFMYFNVVGAFLWVGLLLPAGYFFGQIPVVKENFEIVVFGIIGFSLLPMVYELAAAKLRKRKAPPVSLD is encoded by the coding sequence ATGGAACTCCTCAAAGTAGCCCTCGATTTTCTGCTCCACCTCCAGGACCACCTCAACCAGTTCACCCGGGACTACGGTTCGCTGGTCTATGCCCTGCTGTTCCTCATCGTGTTTGCGGAGACCGGCTTGGTCGTCACGCCGTTCCTGCCGGGGGATTCGCTCCTTTTCGCCGTCGGTGCCTTGGCCGCGGATGAGGCCTCCGGCCTGAACATCTGGATCGCCGCCGCCCTCCTGCTGGTCGCCGCCATTCTCGGTGACACCGTGAACTACTGGATCGGCCGAAAATGCGGTGCCTGGGCCATCCGCACGTTCCCGCGCTTCATCAAGCAGAGCCACATTGACAAGACCTCCGAGTTCTTCGTCCGCTACGGCGGCAAGACCATCATCATCGCCCGCTTCGTCCCGATCGTCCGCACCTTCGCCCCCTTCGTCGCCGGATCCGGTGCCATGGACTACAAGCGCTTCATGTATTTCAACGTCGTGGGTGCCTTCCTCTGGGTGGGTCTGCTGCTCCCGGCGGGCTATTTCTTCGGGCAGATCCCGGTGGTGAAGGAAAACTTCGAGATCGTGGTGTTCGGCATCATCGGCTTCTCCCTGCTGCCGATGGTGTATGAGCTCGCCGCGGCGAAGCTACGCAAGCGGAAGGCCCCGCCGGTGTCGCT